The genomic interval CGAGAAAAATCAATTTAGTTGCAGGTCTCCTCTTAGCTTCCGTCATTCTAGGCGTTGATTTTGTTGAGTCCAATACTGCCACCATCGTATTATTTTGTCTCGCTTATGCTGGTATGTCATTTGCTGCTTCCGTACATTGGTGTCTGCCAAGCGATATTGCACCCCGTAATATGACCTCAGTACTTGGCGGCATTCAAAACACTTTTTCGGGTGTCAGCGGTATTCTAGGGCCCGTGGTTACCGGTTATTTCGTTGCTGTAAGCGGTTCTTTTACGATTCCATTCTTCATCGCCGGCACAGCTTGTTTCGCAGCAGCAGCGATTTATGCTTTTGTACTAAAAGATATTAAACCAATCACAGTTTAATCGTCATAAACTTTTCTGTTAAAAGACTACATATCGATCTGTATCCTTTCAACCACAATGCTAAACTAATCCGTTCAAAAATTTTTATGAGGTGATTTGGTATGGAAAAATTCAAGGTATATGTAACAGATTATGAATATGCATCTTTAGACGAAGAAAAAACAGAACTAGAAAAAATCGGTGCAAAATTAATTCCTCAGCAATGCAAAACAGAAGAAGAGATTATGCAGCATTGCGCTGACGCCGACGGACTGTTAAACCAATATGCTCCAATTACCCGAAAAGTAATGAAAGCGTTACCGCATCTAAAAGTAATCTGCCGCTATGGAGTCGGTGTCAATACGATTGACTTAGATGCAGCAACAGAGTTTGGCATCTGCGTATTAAATGTGCCGGACTACGGGGTTGATGAAGTTTCTAATCATGCATTTGCCCTCCTAATCGCTTGCGCCCGCAAACTCACACTTTTACATCAGCAGGTACAGTCCAAGGGTTGGGATTATAAAATCAGCAAACCCATTTATCGGCTCAGCGGACAGAAACTAGGGCTACTCGGATTCGGAAGAATTGCAAAAGCTTTGGCGAAAAAAGCGCAGGCATTTAACCTCAAACTTTTAGTTTATGATCCTTTTGTAAAAGAAAGTGATGCCGCTTTATTGGGCGCTAAACTTTTATCTCTGGAAGAGGTATTAACAGAAGCAGATTTTATTTCAGTTCATGTTCCATTAAGCAAAGAAACCTATCATATGCTCGGAGAAAAAGAATTTGGCATGATGAAAAACACCGCTATCATTATCAACACTTCCCGCGGCCCACTCATCGATGAAGCAGCCTTGTCAAAAGCCTTAGCACATAAACAGCTTGCCGGTGCCGGTTTGGATGTAACAGAAGAAGAGCCGTTAGCAACGTCCAGCCCGCTGCTCGGACAATCAAATGTTATCATTACACCACATGTGGCCTGGTACTCAGAACAGGCAGAAATAGATTTAAAAACGAAGGCAGCACAAGGTATTGCTGATGTGCTTGCGGGATATTATCCTGCCGCATTGGTAAATCAGGAGGTCTCACCTAAACAGACTTTAGTAAAAGCACCAGCGAGAAGGTCATAAATATCAGCAGTCTCCTTATTATTTTTGAACACCAATTGGATGTATACTATATATAGATTTTAAATAAACAGAAAGAGGTCAAATACTATGTCTTTTATGGAGCAATTTTATTTAAACGGA from Massilibacillus massiliensis carries:
- a CDS encoding C-terminal binding protein; protein product: MEKFKVYVTDYEYASLDEEKTELEKIGAKLIPQQCKTEEEIMQHCADADGLLNQYAPITRKVMKALPHLKVICRYGVGVNTIDLDAATEFGICVLNVPDYGVDEVSNHAFALLIACARKLTLLHQQVQSKGWDYKISKPIYRLSGQKLGLLGFGRIAKALAKKAQAFNLKLLVYDPFVKESDAALLGAKLLSLEEVLTEADFISVHVPLSKETYHMLGEKEFGMMKNTAIIINTSRGPLIDEAALSKALAHKQLAGAGLDVTEEEPLATSSPLLGQSNVIITPHVAWYSEQAEIDLKTKAAQGIADVLAGYYPAALVNQEVSPKQTLVKAPARRS